In one Micromonospora polyrhachis genomic region, the following are encoded:
- a CDS encoding AfsR/SARP family transcriptional regulator encodes MRYWSSGRLMEFRLLGRMEALHDGRPVALGRRRERMLLALLLLETGSAVSPDRLANLLWDDAPPATSRASLHTHVSRLRAVLTPFDVPLSSTATGYRVEVDAEQVDAHVFRTLVDRARKLPAPDRRVGPLRDALALWRGPLLADLATDRLRERIGIELTELRLAATELLMASELDRGRHREIVGELTALVAENPLHESYTAQLMLALYRCGRRTDALDAYERIRGRIADDLGLDPGLELQELRTAMLRDDPALTPAAAPAPSAILVTPAPVPAAPASPVPAQLPLPVAHFTGRTEALQTLDDHLRDLTAAPTVAVAAITGTGGAGKTALAVTWAHRVAGQFPDGQLYVDLRGYDPGEPKPAAAALDGFLRALGVDRTPIDLDERAALYRSLLAGRRMLVVLDNARSVEQVRPLLPGSPGSLVLVTSRDDLAALVARDGARRLALDRLTDTEATDLLRRILGDARVDAEPGARVELVRLCAGLPLALRIAAERTGRVDAAEPGSRVHAGRTGAPSPGRPLADLVAELADRSRRLDVLSFPGDPLTALRVVFSWSYQALPPAAARLFRLLGLYPGPDWDLLAAANLAGLDLDQTGRLIDLLVGAHLVEPGCRGRFQMHDLLREYAAELARVESGDALDRLYDWYLHRVNAAMDLVDPHRSRAPLPELSPIVSGPAPTTYEQAIEWLEAERPSLVAAILRAGDRLVHTWQLTQALWKFFFIRGYSDDWHATNLPALAAARRLTDPYAQGEILNSLGASRYATGRYDDAVDHYRQALPLRRQAGDRAGEATTLGNLGVVYDLLGRYDDAVDHYLRALPIQRAVGDQRGEAMMLGNLGISLKNLGRYGNAAKHYRQAMALYRRTGDQRGEAIALDNAAFLEHRLGNHTEALSLLHQARVIAERHNDRRILSYVLNHLGAVQLSLGEIESAREAHERALLLAREIGNREAEGTALKGLGEVHSRLGAHATAITLQHAALDLVRRLNTPSREAEIHNDLGEAHRTAADDTTALEHFQAALAIAVRCRDRFQRGRAEFGTAQVLRTLGNHEEAHRHATQAMEIFSSLGVPETAAVAAFLR; translated from the coding sequence GTGCGTTACTGGTCCTCGGGGAGGCTGATGGAGTTCCGACTGCTCGGTCGGATGGAAGCGCTGCACGACGGACGACCGGTGGCGCTGGGGCGAAGACGCGAGCGCATGCTGCTCGCGCTGCTGCTGTTGGAGACCGGTTCGGCGGTGTCCCCCGACCGACTGGCCAACCTGCTCTGGGACGACGCCCCGCCGGCAACCTCTCGGGCCAGTCTGCACACCCACGTCTCCCGGCTGCGGGCGGTGCTCACACCGTTCGACGTGCCGCTGTCGAGTACGGCCACCGGCTACCGGGTGGAGGTCGACGCCGAGCAGGTCGACGCCCACGTCTTCCGTACGTTGGTCGACCGCGCCCGGAAACTGCCCGCCCCGGACCGGCGGGTCGGCCCGCTTCGGGACGCGCTGGCCCTCTGGCGTGGTCCGCTCCTGGCCGACCTGGCCACCGACCGGCTCCGGGAGCGGATCGGCATCGAGCTGACCGAGCTTCGCCTGGCCGCGACCGAACTACTCATGGCCAGCGAACTGGACCGGGGGCGACACCGGGAAATCGTCGGTGAGCTGACCGCGCTGGTTGCCGAGAATCCGCTACACGAGTCGTACACCGCGCAGCTCATGCTCGCCCTCTACCGGTGTGGACGGCGTACCGATGCGCTGGACGCCTACGAGCGCATCCGGGGCCGGATCGCCGATGACCTCGGTCTCGACCCGGGCCTCGAGTTGCAGGAGCTACGGACGGCGATGCTGCGCGACGATCCCGCGCTGACGCCCGCCGCCGCACCGGCACCATCGGCCATCCTGGTGACCCCGGCACCGGTCCCGGCTGCGCCAGCCTCCCCGGTCCCGGCGCAGCTTCCCCTTCCAGTCGCCCACTTCACCGGTCGCACCGAGGCGCTACAGACCCTCGACGACCACCTGCGGGACCTGACGGCGGCCCCCACGGTGGCCGTCGCGGCGATCACCGGTACGGGTGGAGCCGGCAAGACCGCCCTGGCGGTGACCTGGGCACACCGGGTCGCCGGGCAGTTCCCCGACGGCCAGCTCTACGTCGACCTACGTGGCTACGATCCGGGCGAACCGAAGCCGGCCGCCGCCGCGCTCGACGGGTTCCTCCGCGCGCTGGGCGTCGACCGTACCCCGATCGACCTCGACGAGCGGGCGGCGTTGTACCGGTCGCTGCTGGCCGGCCGGCGGATGCTCGTCGTCCTGGACAATGCCCGCTCGGTCGAGCAGGTCCGGCCGCTCCTGCCGGGCTCCCCCGGCTCGCTGGTGTTGGTGACCAGCCGGGACGACCTGGCCGCCCTGGTGGCTCGGGACGGCGCGCGTCGGCTGGCGCTGGACCGCCTCACCGACACCGAGGCGACGGATCTGCTGCGCCGTATCCTCGGCGACGCGCGGGTGGACGCCGAGCCGGGGGCACGGGTGGAGTTGGTCCGGCTCTGCGCCGGCCTGCCACTCGCCCTGCGGATCGCCGCGGAACGGACCGGCCGGGTCGACGCGGCCGAACCGGGCAGCCGGGTCCACGCGGGTCGCACCGGGGCACCGTCCCCCGGCCGTCCCCTGGCCGACCTGGTGGCCGAACTCGCCGACCGGAGCCGGCGGCTGGACGTACTCTCCTTCCCCGGCGACCCGCTCACCGCCCTGCGGGTCGTCTTCTCCTGGTCATACCAGGCCCTGCCGCCGGCAGCCGCCCGACTCTTCCGGCTGCTCGGCCTGTACCCCGGGCCGGACTGGGACCTGCTCGCCGCCGCCAACCTCGCCGGTCTCGACCTCGACCAGACCGGCCGGCTGATCGATCTGCTCGTGGGGGCCCATCTGGTCGAACCCGGTTGCCGCGGCCGGTTCCAGATGCACGACCTGCTACGCGAGTACGCGGCCGAACTCGCCCGGGTGGAGTCGGGTGACGCGCTGGACCGGCTCTACGACTGGTACCTGCACCGGGTCAACGCCGCCATGGACCTGGTCGACCCGCACCGGAGCCGGGCACCGCTACCCGAACTCTCTCCGATCGTCTCGGGTCCTGCGCCGACCACCTACGAGCAGGCGATCGAGTGGTTGGAGGCGGAACGGCCCAGCCTGGTCGCGGCCATCCTGCGCGCCGGTGACCGACTCGTGCACACCTGGCAACTCACGCAGGCGCTGTGGAAGTTCTTCTTCATCCGGGGCTACAGCGACGACTGGCACGCCACGAACCTGCCCGCGCTGGCGGCAGCCCGGCGGCTGACCGACCCGTACGCCCAGGGGGAGATCCTCAACAGTCTCGGGGCGTCCCGTTACGCCACCGGCCGGTACGACGACGCGGTCGACCACTACCGGCAGGCGCTGCCGCTACGCCGCCAGGCCGGCGATCGGGCCGGCGAGGCCACCACCCTGGGTAACCTCGGGGTGGTCTACGACCTACTCGGCCGGTACGACGACGCGGTCGACCACTACCTGCGCGCGCTGCCGATCCAACGGGCCGTCGGCGACCAGCGGGGCGAGGCGATGATGCTGGGCAATCTCGGCATCTCGCTGAAGAACCTCGGCCGGTACGGCAACGCGGCCAAGCACTACCGGCAAGCGATGGCGCTCTACCGACGGACCGGTGACCAACGTGGCGAGGCCATCGCGTTGGACAACGCCGCCTTCCTGGAGCACCGGTTGGGCAACCACACCGAGGCCCTTTCCCTCCTGCACCAGGCCCGGGTGATCGCCGAGCGGCACAACGACCGACGGATCCTCTCCTACGTGCTCAACCATCTCGGCGCGGTCCAGCTGAGCCTCGGCGAGATCGAGTCGGCCCGGGAGGCACACGAGCGCGCACTCCTGCTGGCCCGGGAGATCGGCAACCGGGAGGCCGAGGGCACGGCGTTGAAGGGACTCGGCGAGGTCCACTCTCGACTCGGCGCGCACGCCACGGCGATCACACTCCAGCACGCCGCCCTGGACCTCGTCCGACGACTGAACACCCCGAGCCGGGAGGCTGAGATCCACAACGATCTTGGCGAGGCCCATCGGACGGCAGCGGACGACACAACGGCGCTGGAGCACTTTCAGGCGGCGTTGGCCATCGCCGTGCGCTGCCGCGACCGCTTCCAACGGGGCCGCGCCGAATTCGGCACCGCCCAGGTGTTGCGCACCCTCGGTAACCACGAGGAAGCCCACCGGCACGCAACCCAGGCGATGGAGATCTTCAGCAGCCTCGGGGTGCCCGAAACTGCCGCAGTGGCCGCTTTCCTCCGCTGA